A DNA window from Desulfovibrio oxyclinae DSM 11498 contains the following coding sequences:
- a CDS encoding CBS domain-containing protein yields MFVGLKMLKDFVTVTPDTLVKDAQKMIEASKLWMLLVVDGDDLVGYVRKEDLCAAMPSVVNSLDKHELNYLMSQLTISEVVREDIRTVTPQTDIEAAADMMYEMNLAGLAVIDDHGKLIGYINRSSMLEVLVEEMGYREGGSRITIETEDRFGVLYEVAGIIANMKYSIISTSTFFHGPRRIIVVRVATEDPTEINNVLKERGYKLVGPXDLLEV; encoded by the coding sequence ATGTTTGTCGGGCTGAAAATGCTCAAGGATTTCGTCACGGTCACTCCGGACACGCTGGTCAAGGACGCTCAGAAAATGATCGAAGCCAGCAAGCTCTGGATGCTGCTGGTCGTCGATGGTGACGATCTCGTAGGCTACGTGCGCAAGGAAGACCTCTGCGCCGCCATGCCAAGCGTCGTCAACTCGCTCGATAAACACGAGCTCAACTACCTCATGAGCCAGCTCACGATCAGCGAAGTGGTCCGCGAAGACATCCGGACCGTCACCCCGCAGACCGACATCGAAGCCGCCGCCGACATGATGTACGAAATGAACCTCGCCGGTCTCGCCGTCATCGACGACCACGGCAAACTCATCGGATACATCAACCGCTCCAGCATGCTCGAAGTACTCGTGGAAGAAATGGGGTACCGCGAAGGCGGAAGCCGAATCACCATAGAAACCGAAGACCGCTTCGGCGTCCTCTATGAAGTGGCCGGCATCATCGCCAACATGAAATATTCCATCATCTCCACCTCCACCTTCTTCCACGGACCGCGCAGAATCATCGTCGTCCGCGTCGCCACCGAAGACCCCACCGAAATCAACAACGTACTCAAGGAAAGAGGCTACAAGCTCGTCGGCCCCNAAGACCTGCTAGAAGTCTGA